One region of Pseudomonas sp. B21-040 genomic DNA includes:
- a CDS encoding S-(hydroxymethyl)glutathione dehydrogenase/class III alcohol dehydrogenase, with translation MIKSRAAVAFEAKKPLEIVEVDVAMPKAGEVLLRVVASGVCHTDAYTLSGADPEGIFPSILGHEGGAVVEAIGEGVTSVAVGDHVIPLYTPECRQCKFCLSGKTNLCQAIRATQGKGLMPDGTSRFSYKGQPIFHYMGTSTFSEYTVLPEISVAKIAKEAPLEKVCLLGCGVTTGIGAVLNTAKVKPGDTVAIFGLGGIGLSAVIGAVKAKAARIIAIDINPAKFEIAKQLGATDCVNPKDFDRPIQEVIVDMTDGGVDFSFECIGNVQLMRAALECCHKGWGESVIIGVAGAGQEISTRPFQLVTGRVWRGSAFGGVRGRTELPSYVEMAETGEIPLDTFITHTMGLEDINKAFDLMHEGKSIRSVIHF, from the coding sequence ATGATCAAGTCGCGCGCTGCCGTTGCCTTCGAGGCCAAGAAACCCCTCGAGATCGTCGAAGTCGATGTCGCCATGCCCAAGGCCGGCGAAGTTCTGTTGCGTGTGGTTGCTTCCGGCGTCTGCCATACCGATGCCTACACGCTGTCCGGCGCTGATCCGGAAGGTATCTTCCCGTCAATCCTCGGTCACGAAGGTGGCGCGGTGGTTGAAGCGATCGGCGAGGGCGTGACCTCGGTTGCAGTCGGCGATCATGTGATCCCGCTGTACACCCCGGAATGCCGCCAGTGCAAATTCTGCCTGTCGGGCAAAACCAACCTGTGTCAGGCGATTCGCGCAACCCAGGGCAAAGGCCTGATGCCGGATGGCACTTCGCGCTTCTCCTACAAGGGCCAGCCGATTTTCCACTACATGGGCACTTCGACGTTTTCCGAATACACGGTGTTGCCGGAAATCTCGGTCGCCAAAATTGCTAAAGAAGCGCCACTGGAAAAAGTCTGCCTGCTGGGCTGCGGTGTCACCACCGGCATCGGCGCGGTGCTCAATACGGCCAAGGTGAAACCGGGTGACACCGTGGCCATTTTCGGCCTCGGCGGCATTGGTCTGTCGGCGGTGATTGGCGCGGTAAAAGCCAAGGCTGCACGCATCATTGCCATCGACATCAACCCGGCCAAATTCGAGATCGCCAAGCAGCTGGGTGCAACCGATTGTGTGAACCCGAAAGACTTCGACCGTCCGATTCAGGAAGTCATCGTCGACATGACCGATGGCGGCGTCGACTTTTCCTTCGAGTGCATCGGCAATGTGCAACTGATGCGCGCCGCACTTGAGTGCTGCCACAAGGGCTGGGGTGAGTCGGTCATCATCGGAGTCGCCGGTGCCGGTCAGGAAATCTCCACCCGACCATTCCAGCTGGTCACCGGTCGCGTCTGGCGCGGTTCGGCGTTCGGCGGCGTGCGTGGTCGTACCGAGTTGCCAAGCTACGTTGAAATGGCCGAGACCGGTGAGATCCCGCTGGACACGTTCATCACCCACACCATGGGCCTGGAAGATATCAACAAGGCGTTCGACCTGATGCATGAAGGCAAGAGCATCCGTTCCGTCATCCATTTCTGA
- the eno gene encoding phosphopyruvate hydratase: MAKIVDIKGREVLDSRGNPTVEADVLLDNGIIGSACAPSGASTGSREALELRDGDKSRYLGKGVLKAVANINGPIRDLLKGMDPSDQKALDHAMIKLDGTENKGSLGANAILAVSLAAAKAAAQDQDLPLYAHIANLNGTPGVYSMPVPMMNIINGGEHADNNVDIQEFMVQPVGAKSFSEGLRMGTEIFHHLKAVLKARGLSTAVGDEGGFAPNLASNEDALKVISEAVANAGYKLGTDVTLALDCAASEFYEDGKYNLSGEGQVFTAEGFADYLKGLTERYPIISIEDGLDESDWAGWKILTDKIGEKTQLVGDDLFVTNTKILKEGIDKKIANSILIKFNQIGTLTETLEAIQMAKAAGYTAVISHRSGETEDSTIADLAVGTSAGQIKTGSLCRSDRVSKYNQLLRIEEQLNGKAKYNGRSEFRG; this comes from the coding sequence ATGGCAAAAATCGTCGACATCAAAGGTCGTGAAGTTCTCGACTCCCGTGGCAATCCCACCGTGGAAGCGGACGTGCTTCTCGATAACGGCATCATCGGCAGCGCCTGCGCGCCGTCCGGTGCTTCCACTGGCTCGCGTGAAGCACTCGAGCTGCGTGATGGCGACAAGAGCCGTTACCTGGGCAAAGGCGTTCTGAAGGCCGTGGCCAACATCAACGGTCCGATCCGCGATCTGTTGAAAGGCATGGACCCAAGCGACCAGAAAGCGCTGGATCACGCGATGATCAAGCTCGACGGTACCGAAAACAAAGGCTCCCTGGGCGCTAACGCGATCCTCGCCGTTTCCCTGGCCGCGGCCAAGGCAGCAGCACAGGACCAGGACCTGCCGCTGTACGCTCACATCGCCAACCTGAACGGTACCCCGGGTGTTTACTCGATGCCGGTTCCGATGATGAACATCATCAACGGTGGCGAGCACGCCGATAACAACGTCGACATCCAGGAATTCATGGTTCAGCCGGTTGGCGCCAAGTCTTTCTCGGAAGGTCTGCGCATGGGCACCGAGATTTTCCATCACCTCAAGGCTGTTCTGAAGGCACGTGGCCTGAGCACTGCTGTCGGTGACGAAGGTGGTTTTGCACCGAACCTGGCCTCCAACGAAGACGCTTTGAAAGTGATCTCCGAAGCGGTAGCCAACGCCGGTTACAAGCTGGGCACCGACGTGACCCTGGCTCTGGACTGCGCTGCGAGCGAGTTCTACGAAGACGGCAAGTACAACCTGTCCGGCGAAGGCCAGGTGTTCACCGCTGAAGGTTTCGCTGACTACCTGAAAGGCCTGACCGAGCGTTACCCGATCATCTCGATCGAAGACGGCCTGGACGAGTCCGACTGGGCAGGCTGGAAAATCCTCACCGACAAGATCGGAGAGAAAACTCAGTTGGTAGGCGACGACCTGTTCGTGACCAATACCAAGATCCTGAAAGAAGGCATCGATAAAAAGATCGCCAACTCGATCCTGATCAAGTTCAACCAGATCGGCACCCTGACCGAAACCCTGGAAGCCATCCAGATGGCCAAGGCTGCGGGTTACACGGCTGTGATCTCGCACCGCTCCGGCGAAACCGAAGATTCGACCATCGCCGACCTGGCTGTGGGCACTTCGGCTGGTCAGATCAAAACCGGTTCCCTGTGCCGTTCGGACCGCGTTTCCAAGTACAACCAACTGCTGCGTATCGAAGAGCAGTTGAATGGCAAAGCCAAATACAATGGCCGCAGCGAGTTCCGCGGTTAA
- the ftsB gene encoding cell division protein FtsB: MRSPNWLFLVLLLLLAGLQYRLWVGNGSLAQVAELTQQIADQQTENEGLLERNRVMDAEVSELKKGMETVEERARHELGMVKDGETLYQLAQ; this comes from the coding sequence ATGCGCAGTCCCAATTGGTTGTTCCTCGTTTTGCTCCTGTTGCTGGCTGGCCTGCAATACCGCCTGTGGGTAGGTAATGGCAGTCTGGCGCAAGTGGCTGAGCTGACTCAGCAGATCGCGGATCAACAGACTGAGAACGAAGGGTTGCTGGAACGCAATCGGGTCATGGACGCCGAGGTCAGCGAGCTGAAAAAAGGCATGGAGACCGTTGAAGAGCGGGCTCGCCATGAGTTGGGCATGGTCAAGGACGGTGAAACCCTTTACCAGTTGGCTCAATGA
- the ispD gene encoding 2-C-methyl-D-erythritol 4-phosphate cytidylyltransferase, with the protein MNTSLPAFWAVIPAAGVGARMAADRPKQYLQLGGRTILEHSLGCFLDHPCLKGVVVSLAVDDPYWPNLASACDPRIQRVEGGSERSGSVLNALLHLHALGADDEDWVLVHDAARPNLNRDDLDKLLSELADDPVGGLLAVPARDTLKRVDKHGRVVETVDRSVIWQAYTPQMFRLGALHRALADSLVADAVITDEASAMEWAGMAPRLIEGRSDNLKVTRPEDLEWLRQRWANRR; encoded by the coding sequence ATGAACACCTCGTTACCGGCCTTCTGGGCCGTGATCCCTGCCGCGGGTGTAGGTGCCCGTATGGCCGCAGACCGTCCCAAGCAATACTTGCAACTGGGCGGGCGCACTATTCTCGAACACAGCCTCGGCTGTTTCCTTGATCATCCCTGCCTGAAGGGGGTGGTGGTCAGTCTTGCTGTTGATGATCCGTATTGGCCGAACCTTGCAAGTGCTTGCGATCCGCGTATTCAGCGGGTTGAGGGTGGCTCCGAGCGTTCCGGTTCGGTACTCAATGCCTTGCTGCATTTGCATGCGCTGGGTGCTGATGATGAAGACTGGGTGCTGGTTCACGACGCTGCTCGGCCGAATCTGAATCGTGATGATCTGGACAAGTTGCTGAGTGAATTAGCCGATGATCCGGTAGGCGGGCTGCTGGCGGTGCCGGCACGCGATACCCTCAAGCGGGTCGACAAGCACGGTCGTGTCGTCGAAACCGTGGATCGCAGTGTGATCTGGCAAGCCTATACGCCGCAGATGTTTCGCCTGGGCGCATTGCATCGGGCATTGGCGGACAGTCTCGTCGCTGATGCGGTCATCACCGATGAAGCGTCGGCCATGGAATGGGCGGGCATGGCGCCACGGTTGATAGAAGGTCGATCCGACAATCTCAAGGTCACTCGTCCCGAAGACCTTGAATGGCTGCGCCAGCGTTGGGCCAATCGCCGCTAA
- a CDS encoding LysR substrate-binding domain-containing protein — MSENRWEGIDEFVAVAECSQFTAAAERLGVSSSHVSRQIVRLEERLQTRLLYRSTRRVTLTEAGQTFLQHCQRLQDGREEALRAVGDLTSEPKGMLRMTCAVAYGERFIVPLVTRFMGLYPQLRVDIELSNRPLDLVHEGLDLAIRLGRLQDSRLVATRLAPRRMYLCASPSYLERYGRPHSLSELSRHNCLIGSSDLWQLEQNGREFSQRVQGNWRCNSGQAVLDAALQGVGLCQLPDYYVLEHLKSGALISLLDAHQPPNTAVWALYPQQRHLSPKVRKLVDYLKEGLAERPEYAA; from the coding sequence GTGTCCGAGAATCGCTGGGAAGGTATCGACGAGTTCGTCGCCGTCGCCGAGTGCAGCCAGTTCACGGCTGCCGCCGAACGACTTGGGGTTTCTTCCTCCCATGTCAGTCGACAAATCGTACGCCTGGAAGAGCGCCTTCAGACACGACTGCTGTATCGCAGCACCCGCCGGGTCACGCTGACCGAAGCCGGGCAAACGTTTCTGCAGCATTGCCAGCGTTTGCAGGATGGTCGCGAAGAAGCGTTGCGCGCGGTCGGCGACTTGACCAGCGAACCCAAGGGCATGCTGCGCATGACCTGCGCCGTGGCGTACGGCGAACGTTTTATCGTGCCGCTGGTGACGCGGTTCATGGGGCTTTATCCACAACTGCGTGTCGACATCGAACTGAGCAATCGCCCGCTCGATCTGGTGCATGAGGGCCTCGACCTGGCGATCCGCCTTGGGCGCTTGCAAGACTCCCGGCTGGTCGCCACTCGCCTGGCACCACGACGCATGTACCTGTGCGCATCGCCGTCCTATCTGGAGCGTTATGGTCGGCCACATAGCCTGTCGGAACTGAGTCGCCACAACTGCCTCATCGGCAGCTCGGACCTGTGGCAACTGGAACAGAACGGGCGGGAGTTTTCGCAGCGGGTCCAGGGAAACTGGCGCTGCAACAGTGGGCAAGCGGTGCTGGATGCAGCGCTGCAAGGCGTAGGGTTGTGTCAGCTACCGGACTATTACGTGCTGGAGCATTTGAAAAGCGGCGCATTGATTTCGTTACTGGACGCGCATCAACCACCGAATACCGCCGTATGGGCGCTTTATCCACAGCAACGGCATCTGTCGCCCAAAGTGCGCAAATTGGTGGATTACTTGAAGGAAGGGTTGGCCGAACGGCCGGAGTACGCGGCTTAG